One stretch of Pirellulales bacterium DNA includes these proteins:
- the hisF gene encoding imidazole glycerol phosphate synthase subunit HisF: MLAKRVIPCLDVDRGRVVKGTNFVQLRDAGDPVEVAARYEAEGADELVFLDITASHEGRDIMLDVVRRTAEVCFMPVTVGGGIRELEDIRALLNAGCDKVSINSAACRNPDFVRQAARRFGSQCIVVNIDPKRVQRDGRELWEVHINGGRIGTGLEAVAWALEVERLGAGEIVLTSMDADGTKNGYDLEITAAVADAVSVPVVASGGAGRPEHLADAIAIGHADAALAASIFHFGEYTIAQTKQIMHQRGLPVRLCA; the protein is encoded by the coding sequence ATGCTCGCCAAGCGTGTGATCCCCTGTCTGGACGTCGACCGCGGTCGGGTCGTCAAGGGGACCAATTTCGTTCAGTTGCGCGACGCCGGCGACCCGGTCGAAGTGGCCGCCCGTTACGAGGCCGAGGGGGCCGACGAGCTGGTGTTCTTGGACATCACCGCCAGCCACGAGGGGCGCGACATCATGCTCGACGTCGTTCGCCGCACGGCCGAGGTCTGCTTCATGCCGGTCACCGTGGGCGGGGGCATTCGCGAGCTCGAAGACATCCGCGCCCTGCTCAACGCGGGCTGCGACAAGGTCTCGATCAACTCGGCGGCGTGCCGCAATCCCGACTTTGTCCGGCAGGCCGCCCGGCGATTCGGCAGCCAGTGCATCGTGGTCAATATCGACCCGAAACGCGTGCAGCGCGACGGCCGCGAGCTGTGGGAAGTGCACATCAACGGCGGCCGGATCGGCACCGGACTCGAAGCCGTGGCCTGGGCGCTCGAGGTCGAGCGGCTGGGCGCCGGCGAGATCGTGCTGACCTCGATGGACGCCGACGGGACCAAGAACGGTTACGATCTGGAGATCACCGCCGCGGTGGCCGACGCGGTTTCGGTGCCGGTGGTGGCCAGCGGCGGAGCGGGGCGGCCCGAGCATCTGGCCGACGCGATCGCGATCGGCCATGCCGACGCGGCGCTGGCGGCGAGCATCTTTCATTTCGGTGAATACACGATTGCCCAAACCAAGCAGATCATGCACCAGCGCGGCCTGCCCGTGCGGCTGTGTGCCTGA
- a CDS encoding CvpA family protein, with product MALTIIFAVVILAVVASSLNEGVWGNFLTLCNVVFAALLAVNFWEPVGKMLAENMKVLRYAADFIALWLVFGVSMFVLRAATDALSRVKLKFPPPIDKGLGVATSLVTAWVMVCFLAMTLHTAPLPRRFLWDSFVAEQPLFLQFWPDRLMLGFSQRMSRTVFSPLTAEGEDDCFDPRAEYMIKYASQRQEYEFKSGFGGT from the coding sequence ATGGCGCTGACCATCATCTTCGCGGTCGTGATCCTGGCCGTCGTGGCTTCGAGCCTGAACGAAGGCGTGTGGGGCAATTTTCTCACGCTCTGCAACGTCGTGTTCGCGGCGCTGCTCGCCGTGAACTTTTGGGAACCGGTCGGCAAGATGCTGGCTGAAAACATGAAAGTGCTGCGCTACGCGGCCGATTTCATCGCGCTGTGGCTCGTGTTTGGCGTGTCGATGTTCGTGTTGCGCGCCGCGACCGATGCCTTGTCGCGGGTGAAGCTCAAATTTCCCCCGCCGATCGACAAGGGGCTCGGCGTCGCCACGAGCCTGGTGACGGCCTGGGTCATGGTTTGCTTCTTGGCGATGACGCTGCACACGGCGCCCTTGCCGCGGCGCTTTCTCTGGGACTCGTTCGTCGCAGAGCAGCCGTTGTTCCTGCAGTTCTGGCCGGACCGACTGATGTTGGGATTCTCCCAACGTATGTCGCGCACGGTGTTCTCCCCCCTCACCGCCGAAGGCGAAGACGACTGCTTCGACCCGCGCGCCGAGTACATGATCAAATACGCCTCGCAGCGCCAGGAATACGAGTTCAAGTCGGGCTTTGGGGGCACCTAG
- a CDS encoding sigma 54-interacting transcriptional regulator: MDRLAVRRYILVTIGIAGLLYSSAVLWTVWDHLELGVQCLFADVPPPGIKESGPQVGLVDAEAEIVGPRPVPGDYLVRLAGEPVPTFMHFKHRAAEIDPPYALPPGPVLRNKQELYSPARQTTTAAEDLGGQWQLRGDLPPLVEIAGQRWAQAEFLRPVERKGQSGAQRIVCWLKLQPVSTTQLLRSFVWFQLVLVILAIGALVTFSRPADRATSLFFALCGVHAITFLGAFHWPSLVGNRLLSWPFVVAALLLAPLTLHFYFLFPHAWPLFQRWRPQMLVVLYALPVVWSALMIVTMYQISQSFAAQAATADLIGQLDRLTLLIYSYLAASVVMFVISQGLVVYTFIRSQSAAERAEARLLVGALLVASIPVGSLIYLANADRAAFAYGPVSRWMTFAISLLFIVSHAISISRYKLMPLAKMLNRGMVYVAISFGVTALFCLMVGMITTLVGQYFFRWENALAAGLTAMAVVVLLGLVRDRFQQAVDRRFSRQKIQLDRAMQRLSAAVEQLVEPADLARQMLYSALDAVGAKRGAVLLRREPGGRFELASAAGAGWETLDLDGDGPLPAALRGEGVLKLRPPLAATWQRPLLQAGTSVAFALEFDDQILGIALLGPKDDEAAYTDEDANFLLALARTTALALHSAQGRQTIESLQERLADKIEKIAEQQRWIRTLQGELLGNRPPATPEAAAAAELPAASETLQHDIRGTGPAVQQMLAQVAKIARTQSSVLIRGESGTGKELLAQAIHQNSPRAASPFVAVHCAAFNAGVLESELFGHVKGAFTGADRDKVGRFELASGGTLFLDEIGDINLETQTKLLRVLQQRTFERVGGTQSLAADVRLIAATHRPLEQLIRRGLFREDLFYRLNVISLVCPPLRERREDIFELALHFLRNYAPQAGKLVVRIEDDAFEALLAYDWPGNIRQLENAIERSVVLADGDAIRLEDLPSEVRGIETPSRRSRLRAVPAGVGRLAAGSQPRFDADQAGHDSLSDEVATHERQRIEAALAACGGNKSQAAKRLGIPRSTLFSKLRRLGIE; the protein is encoded by the coding sequence ATGGACCGTTTGGCCGTTCGTCGATACATCCTGGTTACGATCGGCATCGCCGGGCTCCTCTATTCGAGCGCCGTTCTATGGACGGTTTGGGACCATCTGGAGTTGGGCGTCCAATGCCTGTTCGCCGATGTCCCACCGCCGGGCATCAAAGAGTCTGGGCCGCAGGTAGGGTTGGTGGATGCCGAGGCCGAAATCGTCGGGCCGCGTCCCGTACCGGGCGACTACCTCGTCCGCCTGGCTGGCGAGCCGGTGCCCACCTTCATGCACTTCAAGCATCGCGCGGCCGAGATTGACCCACCCTACGCCCTGCCGCCGGGACCGGTGCTCCGCAACAAGCAGGAGCTTTATTCGCCTGCCCGCCAGACGACCACGGCTGCCGAAGACCTGGGCGGCCAATGGCAATTGCGCGGCGACTTGCCCCCGCTCGTCGAAATCGCAGGGCAGCGTTGGGCGCAGGCCGAGTTCTTGCGCCCCGTCGAGCGCAAGGGCCAGTCCGGGGCGCAACGGATCGTCTGCTGGCTGAAGTTGCAGCCGGTCTCAACGACCCAATTGCTGCGGTCCTTCGTGTGGTTCCAGTTGGTGCTGGTGATCCTGGCCATCGGGGCGCTCGTAACCTTCAGCCGGCCCGCCGACCGTGCGACGTCGCTGTTCTTTGCCCTGTGTGGCGTGCATGCGATCACGTTCTTGGGCGCCTTTCACTGGCCCAGTCTCGTCGGCAATCGATTGCTGAGTTGGCCCTTCGTCGTGGCGGCGCTGCTGCTTGCGCCCCTGACGTTGCATTTCTACTTTCTCTTTCCGCACGCCTGGCCGCTTTTTCAGCGCTGGCGCCCGCAGATGCTCGTGGTGCTCTATGCGCTGCCCGTCGTCTGGTCGGCGCTGATGATTGTGACGATGTACCAGATCAGCCAGTCGTTCGCGGCGCAAGCGGCGACGGCCGACCTGATCGGGCAGCTCGATCGGCTGACGCTGTTGATCTACAGCTATCTGGCCGCTTCGGTCGTGATGTTCGTCATCAGCCAGGGGCTCGTCGTCTATACGTTCATTCGCAGCCAGTCGGCCGCCGAGCGCGCCGAGGCGCGGCTGTTGGTTGGCGCGTTGCTGGTCGCGAGCATACCGGTCGGCAGCTTGATCTACCTGGCGAATGCCGACCGCGCGGCGTTCGCTTACGGCCCCGTGTCGCGCTGGATGACCTTTGCGATCAGCCTGTTGTTCATCGTCTCGCACGCGATCAGCATCTCACGCTACAAGCTCATGCCGCTGGCCAAGATGCTCAACCGGGGGATGGTCTACGTGGCCATCAGCTTCGGCGTGACGGCCCTGTTCTGCCTGATGGTCGGCATGATCACGACGCTGGTGGGCCAATATTTCTTCCGCTGGGAAAACGCCCTGGCCGCTGGCCTCACCGCGATGGCGGTGGTCGTCTTGCTGGGCCTGGTGCGTGATCGCTTTCAGCAGGCCGTCGACCGCCGTTTCTCGCGTCAAAAGATCCAACTCGATCGCGCGATGCAGCGGCTCAGCGCCGCCGTCGAACAACTGGTCGAACCGGCCGACCTCGCGCGCCAGATGTTGTACTCGGCCCTCGATGCCGTCGGCGCCAAACGCGGCGCCGTGCTGTTGCGGCGCGAGCCCGGCGGCCGCTTCGAACTCGCCAGCGCCGCGGGCGCCGGCTGGGAGACGCTCGATCTGGACGGCGACGGCCCCCTACCCGCGGCCCTGCGCGGCGAGGGGGTGCTCAAGCTGCGGCCGCCGCTCGCGGCAACCTGGCAACGGCCGCTGTTGCAAGCGGGCACCAGCGTGGCCTTTGCCCTCGAGTTCGACGACCAGATCCTGGGGATCGCGCTGCTGGGCCCCAAGGACGACGAGGCCGCCTATACCGACGAAGACGCCAATTTCCTGCTGGCCTTGGCGCGCACGACGGCCTTGGCGCTGCACAGCGCGCAGGGTCGCCAGACGATCGAATCGCTGCAAGAGCGACTCGCCGACAAGATCGAAAAGATCGCCGAGCAGCAGCGCTGGATTCGCACGCTGCAGGGCGAGCTGCTGGGTAATCGCCCGCCCGCCACGCCCGAAGCCGCCGCGGCCGCCGAGTTGCCCGCCGCGAGCGAGACGCTGCAGCACGACATCCGCGGCACTGGTCCCGCGGTGCAACAGATGCTCGCGCAAGTCGCCAAGATTGCCCGGACACAATCCTCGGTGCTGATCCGCGGCGAGAGCGGCACTGGCAAGGAGCTGCTGGCGCAGGCCATTCATCAGAACAGCCCTCGAGCGGCGAGCCCGTTTGTCGCGGTGCATTGCGCAGCCTTCAATGCCGGCGTGCTCGAAAGCGAGCTCTTCGGCCACGTGAAGGGCGCTTTTACCGGCGCCGACCGCGACAAGGTGGGGCGTTTCGAGCTGGCCAGCGGGGGTACTTTGTTCCTCGACGAAATCGGCGACATCAATCTCGAGACCCAGACCAAGTTGCTGCGCGTGCTGCAACAGCGCACGTTCGAGCGCGTGGGCGGTACGCAGAGCCTCGCGGCCGACGTGCGATTGATCGCCGCCACGCACCGGCCGCTCGAACAGCTCATCCGCCGCGGACTATTCCGCGAGGACTTGTTCTACCGCCTGAACGTCATCAGCCTCGTGTGCCCCCCGCTGCGCGAGCGCCGCGAGGATATCTTCGAGCTGGCGCTGCACTTTCTGCGCAACTACGCCCCCCAGGCAGGCAAGCTCGTTGTGCGCATCGAGGACGACGCGTTCGAGGCGCTGTTGGCCTACGATTGGCCGGGCAATATCCGCCAGCTCGAGAACGCCATCGAGCGGTCCGTCGTCCTCGCCGATGGCGATGCGATCCGGCTCGAAGACCTGCCTTCCGAGGTGCGCGGAATCGAAACGCCGTCGCGGCGATCGCGCCTACGGGCCGTGCCTGCCGGGGTGGGCCGCTTGGCGGCCGGGTCGCAGCCACGTTTCGACGCGGATCAGGCCGGCCACGATTCGCTCTCCGACGAGGTGGCCACGCACGAACGGCAGCGCATTGAGGCCGCGTTGGCCGCCTGCGGAGGCAACAAATCGCAGGCCGCCAAGCGGCTGGGCATTCCGCGCAGCACGCTATTCAGCAAGCTGCGGCGGCTGGGAATCGAATAG
- a CDS encoding glycosyltransferase, with amino-acid sequence MITDATNAEDSPDLDLGVIYTHEQAWIGPLLESLAVSGPGLRMRLLLVDNASGSGVDAWRRIVPETQVLTNASRLGYAANLNRILGASTARHVLLLNTDMRFEPAEQSLTQLVQYLDAEPSVGIVGCRLHHLDGAFAFPARRFPTWRAIAARRLGVGGRLARAAADHLYQERRPTETFDCDWLSGCLLCVRRACHRQLGPLDEHYWKYFEDVDYCARAWQSGWRVAYFGRTYVYHFEQRASKRWFSMDSVLHLRAYARWLWRSRRYPRAFDRADADPQARSTASVQTHRAA; translated from the coding sequence ATGATTACCGATGCCACGAATGCCGAAGACTCGCCCGATCTCGACTTGGGCGTGATCTACACGCACGAGCAGGCGTGGATCGGCCCGCTGCTCGAATCGCTCGCCGTATCGGGCCCCGGGCTGCGCATGCGGCTATTGCTGGTCGACAACGCCTCCGGCTCGGGCGTCGACGCCTGGCGCCGCATCGTGCCCGAGACGCAAGTGCTCACCAACGCGTCGCGCCTGGGATATGCGGCCAATCTGAACCGCATTCTGGGCGCGTCGACCGCGCGGCACGTACTGCTGTTGAATACCGACATGCGCTTCGAGCCGGCCGAGCAGTCGCTCACCCAATTGGTGCAATACCTCGATGCCGAGCCGTCGGTCGGCATCGTCGGTTGCCGGCTGCATCATCTCGACGGCGCCTTTGCCTTTCCCGCCCGGCGGTTTCCCACCTGGCGCGCGATCGCGGCCCGCCGGTTGGGCGTCGGGGGACGTCTGGCCCGCGCCGCGGCCGATCATCTCTACCAGGAGCGCCGCCCCACCGAGACGTTCGATTGCGATTGGCTCTCCGGCTGCCTGTTGTGCGTGCGACGCGCCTGCCACCGCCAGCTTGGGCCGCTCGACGAGCACTATTGGAAGTACTTCGAAGACGTGGACTACTGCGCCCGGGCCTGGCAGTCGGGCTGGCGCGTCGCCTATTTCGGCCGGACGTACGTCTATCACTTCGAGCAACGCGCCAGCAAACGCTGGTTCTCGATGGACAGCGTGCTGCACCTGCGGGCCTATGCACGTTGGCTCTGGCGTTCGCGACGCTATCCACGCGCGTTCGATCGCGCCGATGCAGATCCCCAGGCGCGCAGTACGGCAAGCGTGCAAACTCATCGCGCCGCATAG
- a CDS encoding TetR/AcrR family transcriptional regulator has protein sequence MSRFYRDGFRSVGIDQVIADVGISKTAFYKHFESKDDLMLAALELQNAWLQDTFHTMIRERGGPTAIGQLHAVLDVVDHIISTEGFHGCIFVNAAIEFPLPHEPAHIAAAENKQAIEDILNALAVEAGADDPRALAQELCLIMEGTYVTRHVTGNKLTIDVARRIASLLIASHCP, from the coding sequence GTGAGTCGCTTTTACCGCGACGGTTTCCGCAGCGTGGGCATCGACCAGGTGATCGCCGATGTCGGGATCAGCAAGACGGCTTTCTACAAGCACTTCGAGAGCAAGGATGACTTGATGCTCGCAGCGCTCGAACTGCAGAACGCCTGGCTACAAGACACCTTCCACACGATGATTCGCGAGCGAGGTGGGCCTACGGCAATCGGACAACTGCATGCAGTGCTCGACGTCGTTGATCACATCATCTCGACCGAAGGATTTCACGGCTGCATCTTTGTGAACGCCGCGATCGAGTTTCCACTGCCGCACGAACCGGCCCACATTGCGGCCGCTGAGAACAAACAGGCGATTGAGGACATACTCAACGCGCTCGCCGTCGAAGCGGGAGCGGACGACCCTCGCGCGCTGGCACAGGAGTTGTGCCTGATCATGGAGGGGACTTACGTGACGCGGCACGTCACCGGAAACAAACTGACGATCGACGTCGCTCGGCGAATCGCGAGTCTCCTCATCGCGTCGCACTGTCCCTAG
- a CDS encoding isoprenylcysteine carboxylmethyltransferase family protein: protein MKRSLYLVYGVACHLLFLGIFVYLAGFVGNALVPKSIDSAPAGPVGAAVVVNLLLLALFAAQHSIMARPAFKIIWTRIVPQPIERSTYVLASCLVTMVLMWQWRTIDVVVWDVQTPVLRAAAWVLFAIGWLLVPGVTLLINHFDLFGTRQVWLHWRRQDYTALPFREPLAYKHVRHPLYVGWAIAFWATPVMTAGHLLFAGVMTVYMALAAVVEERDLVSHFSHQYEDYRRRVPMFVPRLKPIAASAANRMAPGIPVAPLANQES from the coding sequence ATGAAGCGGTCGCTCTACCTCGTTTACGGCGTCGCCTGCCACTTGCTCTTTCTCGGGATCTTCGTCTATCTGGCCGGCTTTGTCGGCAATGCGTTGGTGCCCAAGTCGATCGACTCGGCCCCGGCGGGCCCAGTTGGCGCGGCCGTCGTGGTCAACCTGTTGTTGCTGGCGCTGTTTGCCGCGCAGCATTCGATCATGGCCCGGCCCGCGTTCAAAATAATCTGGACCCGAATCGTACCGCAGCCCATCGAACGCAGCACCTACGTCTTGGCTTCCTGTCTGGTGACGATGGTGTTGATGTGGCAGTGGCGAACGATCGACGTCGTCGTCTGGGACGTGCAGACGCCGGTCCTGCGGGCAGCCGCCTGGGTTCTGTTTGCCATCGGCTGGTTGCTGGTACCGGGCGTGACCCTGCTGATCAATCACTTCGACCTCTTCGGCACGCGGCAGGTGTGGCTGCACTGGCGAAGGCAGGACTACACGGCTTTACCGTTTCGCGAGCCGCTGGCTTACAAGCACGTCCGCCATCCGCTCTACGTCGGTTGGGCGATTGCCTTCTGGGCGACGCCCGTCATGACCGCTGGCCATTTGCTCTTCGCGGGAGTGATGACGGTCTATATGGCCCTGGCGGCCGTGGTCGAGGAACGCGACCTGGTGTCGCACTTCAGCCACCAGTACGAGGACTATCGGCGGCGCGTACCCATGTTTGTGCCGCGATTGAAGCCGATTGCCGCGAGCGCGGCCAACAGGATGGCTCCCGGCATTCCCGTGGCGCCGTTAGCCAACCAGGAGTCTTGA
- a CDS encoding PilT/PilU family type 4a pilus ATPase translates to MSQTPGGIPDRFINRKQDLEVDVLFRSLVKLKGSDLHLKVGRPPMVRVNGSLRPLSRPAIEDEEMCRLLFPMLNDRNRGIFEETGGADFAYTVDVDGTRWRFRVNMLQQLGHVGLVARRVNNWIPDFEGLYLPPSMVDLCKFDQGMVLLAGVTGSGKSTTIASMLNWINRNYRKHILTLEDPIEFVFTEEKCLINQREIGSDVKDFEIGMKHAVREDPDVMLVGEMRDKETFMTAIHAAETGHLVFGTIHASSAPSTIGRILDLFPREMHPALRSAIAFNMRGIVAQKLLPSIKPGVGRVPTVEIMTFNPTVRKLILEESDEKLSDAIRMCATEGMQDFTMSLTSLVDADLIDRATAFEVAPNVEALKMALKGIRVAAPGIL, encoded by the coding sequence ATGTCGCAGACGCCGGGTGGAATTCCGGACCGGTTCATCAACCGCAAGCAAGACCTGGAAGTCGACGTCTTGTTTCGGAGCCTGGTGAAGCTCAAGGGGAGCGACCTGCACCTGAAGGTCGGGCGCCCGCCGATGGTCCGCGTCAACGGTTCGCTGCGCCCGCTGTCGCGGCCGGCAATCGAAGACGAGGAGATGTGCCGGCTGTTGTTCCCGATGCTCAACGACCGGAACCGGGGCATCTTCGAGGAGACGGGCGGGGCCGACTTTGCCTACACGGTCGACGTCGACGGCACTCGCTGGCGGTTCCGTGTGAACATGCTGCAGCAGCTGGGGCACGTCGGGCTCGTGGCCCGGCGCGTGAACAACTGGATTCCCGACTTCGAAGGGTTGTACCTGCCGCCGTCGATGGTCGACCTGTGCAAATTCGACCAGGGGATGGTGCTGCTGGCCGGTGTCACCGGCTCGGGCAAAAGCACCACGATCGCGTCGATGCTCAATTGGATCAACCGCAACTACCGCAAACACATCCTCACGCTCGAAGACCCGATCGAGTTCGTGTTCACCGAGGAAAAGTGCCTGATCAACCAGCGCGAAATCGGCAGCGACGTGAAGGACTTCGAGATCGGCATGAAGCACGCCGTGCGCGAAGACCCCGACGTGATGCTCGTGGGCGAAATGCGCGATAAAGAGACCTTCATGACGGCGATCCACGCCGCCGAGACGGGCCACCTGGTGTTCGGGACGATTCATGCGTCGAGCGCGCCTTCGACGATCGGGCGTATTCTCGACTTGTTTCCCCGCGAGATGCACCCGGCACTGCGCAGCGCGATCGCCTTCAACATGCGGGGCATCGTCGCGCAGAAGCTGCTGCCGTCAATCAAGCCGGGCGTGGGCCGGGTGCCGACCGTCGAGATCATGACGTTTAATCCCACGGTGCGCAAGTTGATTTTGGAGGAGTCGGACGAAAAGCTATCCGACGCGATTCGCATGTGCGCCACCGAGGGCATGCAAGATTTCACCATGAGCCTGACTTCGCTGGTTGACGCCGACTTGATCGACCGGGCGACCGCATTCGAAGTGGCTCCGAATGTCGAAGCGCTGAAGATGGCGCTCAAGGGCATTCGGGTTGCGGCCCCCGGGATTCTCTGA
- the tadA gene encoding Flp pilus assembly complex ATPase component TadA, with protein MPVDAWRLLSNRTRWRGAAAALAATLLWALVPGLAVGQEVRLTLPTVNVDPFPYGPGFYFSLTKLALTWVTFLLWVRTADWINQDAQTFKFKTFRWNSLTLGSFAAGAVLLIIIPIFWLGWPLLVLTWLVPMFVYVGYRNPRVEPQQTVLNADHLRFWFSERLAPLGIKIDAERKSADQLGPPVKFTARGGETNVHDNANLMAAKESPAYEVARALVADALARRAGTIMLDYTAQAVAVRYEVDGLWSNGEAQDRETGDAVLTVYKTISALNPRERRARQRGSFGAEFDNTKYTCRIVSQGTKTGERVVMQFDDGKTHFKKLPELGMRDKQIEQLVELLDQPSFIVFSSPPGGGLSALVGAALGTCDRYVRSYISIDEVNAPERAIENVTVTTYDAAAGEKPLDVLPRLLRAYPDVIVVRDLVNAETLNLLLDQPAERRTVLTTVRARDSVEALARLLMMQPDVAKFAETVSASVNVRLVRKLCETCREAYAPQPALLQKLGLPPGKVEALYRPPQQPEEVCATCGGVGYIGRTGMYEVLVVGPQLRAQMAAGAKLDAMRLAARKEGLRTIQEEGILLVARGVTSLQELQRVLKE; from the coding sequence ATGCCTGTCGACGCCTGGCGATTGTTGTCAAACCGTACCCGGTGGCGCGGCGCAGCGGCAGCGCTCGCGGCGACGCTGTTGTGGGCCCTCGTTCCCGGTCTGGCCGTGGGTCAGGAAGTGCGGCTGACGCTGCCCACGGTGAACGTCGATCCGTTTCCCTACGGACCGGGCTTCTATTTCAGCCTGACCAAGCTGGCGCTGACGTGGGTCACGTTTTTGCTCTGGGTGCGCACGGCCGACTGGATCAACCAGGACGCGCAAACGTTCAAGTTCAAGACGTTTCGCTGGAACTCGCTCACGCTGGGCAGCTTCGCTGCGGGGGCTGTGCTGCTGATCATCATTCCGATCTTCTGGCTGGGGTGGCCGCTGCTGGTGCTGACCTGGCTGGTGCCGATGTTCGTCTACGTCGGCTATCGCAATCCGCGCGTCGAGCCGCAGCAGACGGTGCTCAATGCCGATCATCTGCGGTTCTGGTTCTCCGAGCGGCTGGCTCCCCTGGGGATCAAGATCGACGCCGAGCGCAAGTCGGCCGACCAATTGGGCCCGCCGGTCAAGTTCACGGCGCGCGGCGGCGAGACGAACGTGCACGACAACGCGAACCTGATGGCCGCCAAGGAGTCCCCGGCCTACGAAGTGGCCCGGGCCCTGGTGGCCGACGCCCTGGCGCGGCGCGCCGGTACGATCATGCTGGACTACACGGCACAGGCCGTGGCCGTGCGCTACGAGGTCGACGGCCTGTGGAGCAACGGCGAGGCCCAGGATCGCGAGACGGGCGACGCCGTGCTGACGGTGTACAAGACGATCTCGGCCTTGAACCCGCGCGAGCGCCGGGCGCGCCAACGCGGCAGCTTCGGCGCCGAGTTCGACAATACGAAATACACCTGCCGGATCGTCTCGCAAGGGACCAAGACCGGCGAGCGCGTCGTGATGCAGTTCGACGACGGCAAGACCCACTTCAAAAAGCTGCCCGAACTGGGGATGCGCGACAAGCAAATCGAGCAGCTCGTGGAGTTGCTCGACCAACCCAGTTTCATCGTGTTTTCTTCACCGCCGGGCGGCGGCTTGTCTGCGCTGGTCGGCGCGGCACTGGGAACTTGCGACCGGTACGTCCGCAGTTACATCTCGATCGACGAGGTCAACGCGCCGGAACGTGCCATCGAGAACGTCACCGTCACCACCTACGACGCGGCTGCCGGCGAGAAGCCGCTCGACGTGCTGCCCCGGTTGCTGCGGGCCTATCCCGACGTGATCGTGGTCCGCGACCTGGTGAACGCCGAGACGCTGAACTTGCTGCTGGACCAGCCTGCGGAGCGGCGCACCGTGTTGACGACCGTGCGCGCCCGGGACAGCGTCGAGGCGCTGGCGCGGTTGCTGATGATGCAGCCCGATGTGGCCAAGTTTGCTGAGACCGTTTCGGCCAGCGTCAACGTACGGTTGGTTCGCAAGCTGTGCGAGACCTGCCGCGAAGCCTATGCGCCGCAACCGGCCTTGTTGCAGAAATTGGGGCTGCCCCCGGGCAAGGTCGAGGCCTTGTATCGTCCGCCGCAACAGCCAGAGGAGGTCTGCGCGACCTGCGGCGGCGTGGGCTACATCGGCCGCACTGGGATGTACGAAGTGCTCGTCGTGGGGCCGCAATTGCGGGCCCAGATGGCCGCCGGCGCGAAACTCGACGCCATGCGGCTGGCCGCCCGCAAGGAAGGCCTGCGGACGATCCAGGAAGAAGGCATTTTGTTGGTGGCTCGCGGCGTGACCTCGCTGCAAGAGCTGCAGCGCGTCTTGAAGGAATAA